In one Corallococcus sp. EGB genomic region, the following are encoded:
- a CDS encoding GTPase: MKDPRALRTALASALDALPASERFPDGGDADVARRLAERLRRDLLPRLGSGDGDVPLLLVAIAGPNNVGKSTLFNALAKAPLSPARPEGGLTKQCLAASNPETWTGALKDVLTQRYDIVPVAHGTVAPVDEPGPPGRLYLVLSDAVPRGLLVMDTPDFDSVYRDNRERAEALLVTVDVLAFVVSRQTYQNAALVDFLRAAVGHGRPYLLVYNEATREDVARGHLDKLAQDVGHPPIARYLAPHQPDVEAGLKPLATEALDGRPPLAALLGQAEHARELKARALEASLSDARSELDAVARAAIRAAREPERLRQRLRHDLLGIGAQAALKAVPADVLVDAFRDELDARSTFHRFVRLPFRGLATALTFVSRKVRDSFTGPRPQEALPTQAVDESLKDGLRRLVDAFAPEVAAWRGDAETREMLAQSFGPAMLGRLDAPLDLGALHAHAADRATLYDFCRQLVGSELQGGMREELLQTLTTLVYSVPSGAAAVVTVATGGFGHDAVVWAGTLLSTPLLERFVDLLGAQVRATVTRKWADAHGATLAQALETRFFAELLSHLDTQAEGWLRTASTLEAARRAAE, encoded by the coding sequence ATGAAGGACCCTCGCGCCCTGCGCACCGCCCTCGCGTCCGCCCTGGACGCCCTGCCCGCCTCCGAGCGCTTCCCCGACGGAGGCGACGCCGACGTGGCCCGCCGCCTGGCCGAGCGCCTGCGCCGCGACCTGCTGCCCCGCCTGGGCTCCGGCGACGGGGATGTGCCCCTGCTCCTCGTGGCCATCGCCGGGCCCAACAACGTCGGGAAGTCCACGCTCTTCAACGCGCTGGCGAAGGCGCCCCTGTCGCCCGCGCGTCCCGAGGGCGGGCTCACCAAGCAGTGCCTGGCCGCTTCGAATCCGGAGACGTGGACGGGCGCGCTGAAGGACGTGCTCACCCAGCGCTACGACATCGTCCCCGTGGCCCACGGCACGGTGGCGCCGGTGGACGAGCCCGGGCCTCCGGGCCGGCTTTACCTGGTGCTGTCGGACGCGGTGCCACGCGGGCTGCTGGTGATGGACACGCCCGACTTCGACAGCGTGTACCGCGACAACCGCGAGCGGGCCGAGGCGCTGCTCGTCACGGTGGACGTGCTGGCGTTCGTGGTGAGCCGGCAGACGTACCAGAACGCGGCGCTGGTGGACTTCCTGCGCGCGGCGGTGGGCCACGGCAGGCCGTACCTGCTCGTCTACAACGAGGCCACGCGCGAGGACGTGGCGCGCGGACACCTGGACAAGCTGGCCCAGGACGTGGGCCACCCGCCCATCGCTCGCTACCTGGCGCCGCATCAGCCGGACGTGGAGGCGGGGCTGAAGCCGCTGGCCACGGAGGCGCTGGATGGACGGCCGCCGCTCGCCGCGCTGCTGGGACAGGCGGAGCATGCGCGTGAGCTGAAGGCGCGGGCGTTGGAGGCCTCGCTGTCGGATGCGCGCTCGGAGCTGGACGCGGTGGCGCGGGCGGCGATCCGCGCGGCCCGTGAACCGGAGCGGCTGCGGCAGCGGCTGCGGCACGACCTGCTGGGCATCGGCGCGCAGGCGGCGCTGAAGGCCGTGCCCGCGGACGTGCTCGTGGACGCGTTCCGCGACGAGTTGGATGCGCGCAGCACCTTCCACCGCTTCGTTCGCCTGCCGTTCCGCGGGCTGGCCACGGCGCTCACGTTCGTGAGCCGCAAGGTGCGTGATTCCTTCACCGGGCCCCGGCCCCAGGAGGCGCTGCCCACGCAGGCGGTGGATGAATCGCTGAAGGACGGGCTGCGCAGGCTGGTGGATGCCTTCGCGCCGGAGGTGGCCGCGTGGCGCGGCGACGCGGAGACCCGGGAGATGCTGGCGCAGTCCTTCGGGCCCGCGATGCTCGGCCGCCTGGACGCCCCGCTGGACCTGGGCGCGCTGCACGCGCACGCGGCGGACCGGGCGACGCTGTATGACTTCTGCCGTCAGCTGGTGGGGAGCGAGCTGCAGGGCGGCATGCGCGAGGAGCTGCTCCAGACGCTCACCACGCTGGTGTACTCGGTGCCGTCCGGGGCGGCGGCGGTGGTGACGGTGGCCACCGGCGGCTTCGGGCACGACGCGGTGGTGTGGGCGGGGACGCTCCTGTCCACGCCGCTCCTGGAGCGCTTCGTGGACCTGCTGGGCGCCCAGGTGCGCGCGACGGTGACGCGCAAGTGGGCGGACGCGCACGGGGCCACGCTGGCGCAGGCGCTGGAGACCCGCTTTTTCGCGGAACTCCTGTCCCACCTGGACACCCAGGCGGAGGGCTGGCTGCGCACCGCCTCCACCCTGGAGGCGGCACGGCGGGCGGCGGAGTAG
- the traA gene encoding outer membrane exchange protein TraA has translation MNGPPSAPSPTEIGTGLCMASNVWTRTAAEYPQSQSLYTDSLNAYMEENRGTRMTSVLRSAFDLSNNLNDGRILSYGDFVNEVSGCAQGGCPFHYNDSTTRFVSRFRGYLNVTPDMVGRVLHFGFYADDAISLVLFDKASRRYDIVIRPPELGAPTRRTTNSVTFTQSGLYPIELLYAQIVEHAALEFSVLDGPFTDYDRPANQVPVVPLNTAEFKLVRPTRLFQTETGRPSFPDNLDQCIQCNRQFANQPGNGSCGPSYYCNSAALCAPCDTNLLCGDTCSPCGPTAPICAQVSGQFTCVQCTQNSDCATGRCDTTTNVCTGCVRDSDCGSGKVCDEPNFTCVQCTADSECPGSQVCDLTANTCVECNEDTQCDRGESCSNHVCTPCNTNDACAGNSCNCCPHGTQCAAPTPGAQPSCVECTTDSQCANGKRCDTLNGACVDAIPQCNTSDRCGPGCSKCPGERPFCLDGEVCVQCRNDLECGDGQFCLSGECSSCTTDKRCGPRCDACGGDTPFCLSDGTVQNSVCVGCVNDSDCGSGKCDPTTRTCSNTGACAVTCAAGLVCDGSSCVECFADAHCPCGGTCDLTTNTCLESCSDSGDCLGVEFCSAQTQQCERGRRKPGTEPQGGAFCCGTTAEDTPTGSTAMLVTLALGFLFLRSARRVR, from the coding sequence GTGAACGGGCCGCCCTCAGCGCCATCCCCAACTGAGATCGGTACAGGGCTCTGCATGGCGTCCAACGTGTGGACGCGCACCGCGGCGGAGTACCCGCAAAGTCAGTCGCTCTATACGGACAGCCTGAACGCATACATGGAGGAGAACCGCGGGACGCGGATGACCTCCGTGCTGCGCTCCGCGTTCGACCTGTCGAACAACCTGAATGACGGTCGAATCCTGAGCTACGGCGACTTCGTCAACGAGGTCTCGGGCTGCGCCCAGGGCGGTTGCCCCTTCCACTACAACGACTCGACCACGCGATTTGTCTCTCGCTTCCGCGGCTACCTGAACGTCACCCCAGACATGGTTGGGCGTGTCCTGCACTTTGGCTTCTACGCCGACGATGCCATCAGCCTCGTGCTGTTCGATAAGGCCAGCAGGCGCTACGACATCGTCATCCGGCCACCAGAGCTCGGCGCCCCCACGCGACGCACCACCAACTCCGTCACCTTCACTCAATCCGGGCTCTACCCCATTGAGTTGCTCTACGCGCAGATCGTAGAGCACGCGGCGCTAGAGTTCTCAGTGCTCGACGGACCGTTTACGGACTACGACCGTCCGGCGAATCAAGTTCCAGTCGTTCCGCTCAACACCGCTGAATTTAAACTGGTCCGGCCCACGCGGCTGTTCCAGACCGAAACCGGCCGTCCGTCGTTCCCGGACAACCTGGATCAGTGCATCCAGTGCAACCGGCAGTTCGCGAACCAGCCCGGCAATGGCAGTTGCGGTCCGTCCTACTACTGCAACTCCGCTGCGCTCTGCGCCCCCTGTGACACGAACCTCCTGTGCGGCGACACGTGCTCACCCTGCGGGCCCACCGCGCCCATCTGCGCGCAGGTCAGCGGCCAGTTCACCTGCGTCCAGTGCACCCAGAACAGCGACTGCGCCACCGGCCGCTGTGACACGACCACCAACGTGTGCACCGGCTGCGTCCGCGACTCCGACTGCGGCTCCGGCAAGGTCTGCGACGAGCCGAACTTCACCTGCGTCCAGTGCACCGCCGACTCGGAGTGCCCCGGCAGCCAGGTCTGCGACCTCACCGCGAACACCTGCGTCGAGTGCAACGAAGACACGCAATGCGACCGCGGCGAGTCGTGCTCCAACCACGTCTGCACGCCCTGCAACACCAACGACGCCTGCGCCGGCAACTCCTGCAACTGCTGCCCCCATGGCACCCAGTGCGCCGCGCCCACTCCCGGCGCCCAGCCCTCCTGCGTCGAGTGCACCACCGACAGCCAGTGCGCCAACGGCAAGCGCTGCGACACCCTGAACGGCGCCTGCGTCGACGCCATCCCGCAGTGCAACACCTCCGACCGCTGCGGCCCCGGCTGCTCCAAGTGCCCCGGCGAGCGCCCCTTCTGTCTCGACGGCGAGGTCTGCGTCCAGTGCCGCAACGACCTGGAATGCGGCGACGGCCAGTTCTGCCTCAGCGGTGAATGCAGCTCCTGCACCACCGACAAGCGCTGCGGCCCGCGCTGCGATGCCTGCGGCGGCGACACCCCGTTCTGCCTCTCCGACGGCACCGTGCAGAACAGCGTGTGCGTGGGCTGCGTCAATGACTCCGACTGCGGCAGCGGCAAGTGCGACCCCACCACCCGCACCTGCTCCAACACCGGCGCGTGCGCCGTGACGTGCGCGGCGGGGCTCGTGTGTGACGGGTCCTCGTGCGTCGAGTGCTTCGCCGACGCCCACTGCCCCTGCGGCGGCACCTGCGACCTCACCACCAACACCTGCCTCGAATCCTGCTCCGACAGCGGCGACTGCCTGGGCGTCGAGTTCTGCTCCGCCCAGACCCAGCAGTGCGAACGCGGCCGCCGCAAGCCGGGCACCGAGCCCCAGGGCGGCGCCTTCTGCTGCGGCACCACCGCCGAGGACACCCCCACCGGCAGCACCGCCATGCTGGTCACCCTCGCCCTGGGCTTCCTCTTCCTGCGCTCCGCCCGCCGCGTCCGATGA
- the traB gene encoding outer membrane exchange protein TraB: protein MKPSRTPLLPLLLALALSTAAHAAPDPRFNIQVFRPSGAPQDLVMVTQSRPLSHLSVSAGPYLSYSINPLSLVPKDGNLGSISLVGNRLQLDVMATVGLFDWAEVGVDMPLVLLQGGQNLEVIGTEGPVESFALGDLRLTGKVAIPGLRRPAEGHGWGAALTLNVSFPTGVREAFAGDGELTWAPGLVLDYRFESGILLAFNGGFWKRPDIIFNNVELGDMAPFGLGTEVPLLRGSGITALGMVNGAFGLKKAPGQERQIPAELLIGLRWYSSLGVTFTFGGGLGCGCSLASPNLSFFTSILWVPAKTREWEAIERFKEPPPPPPPPVDPDNDGVIGERDRCPTVAGPVENAGCPDTDADSDGVVDRLDKCPDVPQGKRGRDGCPLARTTGNKIVILEQVNFATDQDVILSESYPVLEEVARVMQENPKMDRILVEGHTDSRASDQYNLELSKRRASSVKRFLIESGVAAERVCSQGFGRSMPVADNATEEGMALNRRVEFTIQPPSDGPRPPCPDDVEAASKKKGGKRPTAPPPAKKP, encoded by the coding sequence ATGAAGCCTTCCCGCACGCCGCTCCTCCCGCTGCTGCTGGCCCTCGCGCTGTCCACCGCCGCCCACGCCGCGCCGGATCCGCGCTTCAACATCCAGGTCTTCCGCCCGTCCGGCGCGCCGCAGGACCTGGTGATGGTCACCCAGTCCCGGCCCCTGTCCCACCTGTCCGTCTCCGCCGGGCCCTACCTCAGCTACTCCATCAACCCGCTCTCGCTCGTCCCCAAGGACGGCAACCTGGGCTCCATCAGCCTCGTGGGCAACCGGCTCCAGCTGGACGTCATGGCCACGGTGGGCCTCTTCGACTGGGCCGAAGTGGGCGTGGACATGCCGCTCGTGCTCCTGCAGGGCGGCCAGAACCTGGAGGTCATCGGCACGGAAGGGCCCGTGGAGAGCTTCGCCCTGGGCGACCTGCGCCTCACCGGCAAGGTGGCCATCCCCGGCCTGCGCCGCCCCGCCGAGGGCCACGGCTGGGGCGCCGCGCTCACCCTCAACGTCAGCTTCCCCACCGGCGTGCGGGAGGCCTTCGCCGGTGACGGCGAGCTCACCTGGGCGCCGGGCCTGGTGCTCGACTACCGCTTCGAGTCCGGCATCCTCCTCGCCTTCAACGGCGGCTTCTGGAAGCGGCCGGACATCATCTTCAACAACGTGGAGCTGGGGGACATGGCGCCGTTCGGCCTGGGCACGGAGGTGCCCCTGTTGCGCGGCAGCGGCATCACCGCGCTCGGCATGGTGAACGGCGCGTTCGGCCTCAAGAAGGCGCCGGGGCAGGAGCGGCAGATTCCCGCGGAGCTGCTCATCGGCCTGCGCTGGTACAGCTCGCTGGGCGTCACCTTCACCTTCGGCGGCGGCCTGGGCTGCGGCTGCTCGCTGGCGTCGCCGAACCTGAGCTTCTTCACGTCCATCCTCTGGGTGCCCGCCAAGACGCGCGAGTGGGAGGCCATCGAGCGCTTCAAGGAGCCGCCCCCGCCGCCCCCGCCGCCCGTGGACCCCGACAACGACGGCGTCATCGGCGAGCGCGACCGCTGCCCCACCGTCGCGGGCCCGGTGGAGAACGCGGGCTGCCCGGACACCGACGCGGACTCCGACGGCGTGGTGGACCGGCTCGACAAGTGCCCGGACGTCCCGCAGGGCAAGCGCGGCCGCGACGGCTGCCCGCTCGCGCGCACGACGGGCAACAAGATCGTCATCCTGGAGCAGGTGAACTTCGCCACCGACCAGGACGTCATCCTCTCCGAGTCCTACCCCGTGCTGGAGGAGGTCGCGCGGGTGATGCAGGAGAACCCGAAGATGGACCGCATCCTCGTGGAGGGCCACACCGACTCGCGCGCCAGCGACCAGTACAACCTGGAGCTGTCCAAGCGCCGCGCCTCCAGCGTGAAGCGCTTCCTCATCGAGAGCGGCGTCGCCGCGGAGCGCGTGTGCTCGCAGGGCTTCGGGCGCAGCATGCCCGTGGCCGACAACGCCACGGAGGAGGGCATGGCCCTCAACCGCCGCGTCGAGTTCACCATCCAGCCGCCGAGCGACGGGCCCCGCCCGCCCTGCCCGGATGACGTGGAGGCCGCGTCCAAGAAGAAGGGCGGCAAGCGCCCCACCGCGCCGCCGCCCGCGAAGAAGCCTTGA
- a CDS encoding Ig-like domain-containing protein, whose product MKTSRSFSISLMGFLALGVLGACGPSPTTITLEPPELRYLRTQGQNLPLGYTVLDADGRKMMDARLRWTSSAPEVASVLEDGTVVARKSGKTIIGVQGGRAKAALPLDLTILASLDVRAPGADFVEVGRTLKLRVVARNESGHVIADAAPTFRSSNEAVARVENGELIAASAGVATVTATLGHLNRAIAVQVVPPDFARLGLNLTSYTFKKKGQSVMVQARAYNRNGVALEQVPLEWFSSNSAVVTVSPEGRVTAVGPGRAVVSVVAGRRRTAADFIVE is encoded by the coding sequence GTGAAGACGTCACGTTCCTTCTCCATTTCCCTCATGGGCTTCCTCGCGCTGGGTGTGCTGGGCGCGTGTGGACCGTCGCCCACGACCATCACCCTGGAGCCGCCCGAGCTGCGCTACCTGCGCACGCAGGGGCAGAACCTGCCGCTCGGCTACACGGTGCTGGACGCGGACGGGCGCAAGATGATGGACGCGCGCCTGCGCTGGACCAGCTCCGCGCCGGAGGTCGCCTCCGTGCTGGAGGACGGCACGGTGGTGGCGCGCAAGTCCGGAAAAACAATCATCGGCGTGCAGGGCGGAAGGGCGAAGGCGGCGCTGCCGCTGGACCTCACCATCCTCGCGTCGCTGGACGTGCGCGCGCCAGGGGCGGACTTCGTGGAGGTGGGGCGCACCCTCAAGCTGCGCGTGGTGGCGCGCAACGAGTCGGGCCACGTCATCGCGGACGCGGCGCCCACCTTCCGCTCCAGCAACGAGGCCGTGGCGCGCGTGGAGAACGGCGAGCTCATCGCCGCGTCCGCGGGCGTGGCCACCGTCACCGCGACGCTGGGGCACCTGAACCGCGCCATCGCCGTGCAGGTGGTGCCGCCGGACTTCGCGCGCCTGGGGCTGAACCTCACCTCGTACACCTTCAAGAAGAAGGGCCAGTCGGTGATGGTGCAGGCGCGCGCGTACAACCGCAACGGCGTGGCCCTGGAGCAGGTGCCGCTGGAGTGGTTCAGCTCGAACAGCGCCGTGGTGACGGTGTCGCCCGAGGGCCGCGTGACGGCCGTGGGCCCGGGCCGCGCGGTGGTGTCGGTGGTGGCCGGCCGCCGCCGCACCGCCGCGGACTTCATCGTCGAGTAG
- a CDS encoding protein kinase: MVSGASPSSLIFGRYAVLRRVAVGGMGEIFLARQVGVSGFERPVILKSLLPDLLEHEGSVEMFLDEARVAAHLNHPNVVSLYEVGAWQGTFYIAMEYIEGENLGRLAKAAQRAGTPLPHRVCAQMIRDAALGLDHAHHARDSQGQPMELVHRDISPQNIMVRLDGLAKVVDFGVAKATIRASRTRTGVLKGKLRYMSPEQVRNEPVSGTSDQFALGVVLWELCTRRPFIDTDNPAEAMRRIALAAVPRPSQFVEGLSPLLEQIILRMLHRAPAQRFARCADVARALQAYLDEVPEAPEESVSAVVTRLVGDAVLARLRDAGSGEPGLPQVREPSNVSCPRCGQRTSATNRFCPACGNALAPPPGDAAPRSLTPSAGGAAPKPPMMPALREPPVHLGDEDVPDAPTAKAPAHRADGAVHEPPTDPTMEVPAPLASARDPAPPVAGDDDGPPPLGDEAPGPTVKIRAMDAQAQMRRLTLLVVAAEPAHAARLRDAVVQVSIRHSVEAVALSATHWCLSFGLPQAHPEGATQALKCAEELGSAGLNVRRGLESGVVRVSTEAGVPRLSGQGLERAQALADAAVPGELLVGASVKALLVEAGGVRIGVAREVPGGTAWRVESGAPATRVDALVGRDEALTQAAVVVESARKGEGGARLFVGPTGVGRSRFLEAVAELAAGSSPRVVYAWGGDPRSAGAMGLWRTVFATLSRAATGGDASLPPLSGLGLSEPEAAALWRRLARGAPAGGHLPAGDGAVVDALQRVAKPSGLLLLVDDVHRVDGPSLELLASVLAAKDAGVALVATGDVDAVPTALAPLPVTVLEGLSPSELNALLTASLGMALSPPLERAVADRVRGNPAHALALVRLLVAVGVLQRTEGGFQSNGPLSSASLPQGLGQALGARLELLPAASLRFLQRAAVEGSLFCAELVRASLTAPDGAEVLEDAEWVVPVPGQPGIFRFTREEARQVLRERLSLPRLRGAHQELAEALEHKAFAQEPAREVRVADHLLGAESAGAPAACERAGDWFAARGEWRAAVDFYRWALGRAPGATATVVRWQLDVLARAAGCLTQVDPAAVDGLVTPWLDNVPVMQTPGRWAEAARRLAVAELKLGRVDDAEVRLSMAQGPSGADPEVEALVLGELARVREAKGETTAAVELLARAFQRMGNRTPHAADFFWEHYLLLGRLQQRLGQLDRARVAFTRAADQARSVGSAVGQARALSQLAGLRVLAGEPGQALSDLERALVLAEQGGDAQEVARIHFNAGRLLVAGGRAPEARERLEQARERARVAGWREGEALAAQVLGAMEARAPRR; this comes from the coding sequence CTTCCCTCATCTTCGGCAGGTACGCGGTGTTGCGTCGCGTGGCCGTGGGGGGCATGGGGGAGATCTTCCTGGCCCGTCAGGTGGGGGTGAGCGGCTTCGAGCGCCCCGTCATCCTCAAGAGCCTGCTGCCGGACCTGCTGGAGCACGAGGGCTCGGTGGAGATGTTCCTCGACGAGGCCCGCGTCGCGGCGCACCTGAACCACCCGAACGTCGTCTCGCTGTACGAGGTGGGCGCGTGGCAGGGCACGTTCTACATCGCCATGGAGTACATCGAGGGCGAGAACCTGGGCCGCCTGGCGAAGGCGGCGCAGCGGGCCGGCACGCCGCTGCCCCACCGCGTCTGCGCGCAGATGATCCGCGACGCGGCGCTGGGGCTGGACCACGCGCACCACGCGCGTGACAGCCAGGGCCAGCCGATGGAGCTGGTGCACCGGGACATCAGCCCTCAGAACATCATGGTGCGCCTGGACGGCCTGGCGAAGGTGGTGGACTTCGGCGTGGCCAAGGCGACCATCCGCGCCAGCCGCACGCGCACGGGCGTGCTCAAGGGCAAGCTGCGGTACATGTCGCCGGAGCAGGTGCGCAACGAGCCCGTCTCCGGCACCAGCGACCAGTTCGCGCTGGGCGTGGTGCTGTGGGAGCTGTGCACGCGCCGGCCGTTCATCGACACGGACAACCCCGCGGAGGCCATGCGGCGCATCGCGCTGGCGGCGGTGCCCCGGCCCTCGCAGTTCGTGGAGGGGCTGTCGCCGCTGCTGGAGCAGATCATCCTGCGCATGCTCCACCGGGCGCCCGCGCAGCGCTTCGCCCGCTGCGCGGACGTGGCCCGCGCGCTCCAGGCCTATCTGGATGAAGTGCCGGAGGCGCCGGAGGAGAGCGTCTCCGCGGTGGTGACGCGGCTGGTGGGGGACGCGGTGCTGGCGCGGCTGCGCGACGCGGGCAGCGGTGAGCCCGGCCTGCCCCAGGTCCGCGAGCCCTCCAACGTGTCATGCCCGCGCTGCGGCCAGCGCACCAGCGCGACCAACCGCTTCTGCCCCGCGTGCGGCAACGCGCTCGCGCCTCCGCCCGGGGACGCCGCGCCCAGGTCGCTCACGCCTTCCGCCGGAGGCGCCGCGCCGAAGCCGCCGATGATGCCCGCGCTGCGCGAGCCGCCCGTGCACCTGGGCGACGAGGACGTCCCCGACGCGCCGACGGCGAAGGCGCCCGCCCATCGCGCCGATGGCGCCGTGCACGAGCCGCCCACCGACCCGACGATGGAGGTGCCCGCGCCGCTGGCCTCCGCCCGGGACCCTGCGCCGCCTGTCGCCGGGGACGATGACGGCCCCCCGCCCCTGGGAGACGAGGCCCCGGGCCCCACGGTGAAGATCCGCGCGATGGACGCGCAGGCGCAGATGCGCCGGCTCACGCTGCTGGTGGTCGCGGCCGAGCCGGCCCACGCGGCCCGGCTGCGCGACGCCGTCGTGCAGGTGTCGATACGCCACTCCGTGGAGGCGGTGGCGCTGTCGGCCACGCACTGGTGTCTGTCCTTCGGGCTGCCGCAGGCGCACCCCGAGGGCGCGACGCAGGCGTTGAAGTGCGCGGAGGAATTGGGCAGCGCCGGTCTGAACGTGCGGCGGGGCCTGGAGTCCGGCGTGGTGCGCGTGAGCACGGAGGCCGGAGTGCCCCGGCTGTCCGGCCAGGGGCTGGAGCGGGCCCAGGCGCTGGCGGACGCGGCGGTGCCCGGAGAGCTGCTGGTGGGCGCGTCGGTGAAGGCGCTGCTGGTGGAGGCGGGCGGGGTGCGCATCGGCGTGGCGCGCGAGGTGCCGGGCGGCACGGCGTGGCGCGTGGAGTCCGGCGCGCCCGCGACTCGCGTGGATGCGCTGGTGGGGCGCGACGAGGCGCTGACCCAGGCGGCGGTGGTGGTGGAGTCGGCGCGCAAGGGCGAGGGCGGCGCGCGGCTCTTCGTGGGCCCCACGGGCGTGGGCCGCAGCCGCTTCCTGGAGGCGGTGGCGGAGCTGGCCGCGGGCAGCTCGCCGCGCGTGGTGTACGCGTGGGGGGGAGACCCCCGCTCCGCGGGCGCGATGGGGCTGTGGCGCACGGTGTTCGCCACGCTGTCGCGGGCCGCGACGGGGGGCGACGCGTCGCTGCCGCCGCTGTCCGGGCTGGGCCTCTCCGAGCCGGAGGCCGCGGCGCTCTGGCGGAGGCTCGCGCGGGGCGCGCCAGCGGGCGGGCACCTGCCGGCGGGGGACGGGGCGGTGGTGGACGCGCTCCAGCGCGTGGCGAAGCCGTCCGGCCTGCTGTTGCTGGTGGACGACGTGCACCGCGTGGACGGCCCTTCGCTGGAGCTGCTCGCGAGCGTGCTCGCGGCGAAGGACGCGGGCGTGGCGCTGGTGGCCACGGGCGACGTGGACGCGGTGCCCACGGCCCTGGCGCCCCTGCCCGTGACGGTGCTGGAGGGGCTGTCGCCGTCGGAGCTGAACGCGCTGCTCACCGCGAGCCTGGGCATGGCCCTGTCGCCGCCGCTGGAGCGGGCGGTGGCGGACCGGGTGCGCGGCAATCCCGCGCATGCGCTGGCATTGGTGCGGCTGCTGGTGGCGGTGGGCGTGCTGCAGCGCACGGAGGGCGGCTTCCAGTCCAACGGGCCGCTGTCCTCCGCGTCGCTGCCGCAAGGCCTGGGGCAGGCCCTGGGCGCGCGGCTGGAGCTGCTGCCCGCCGCGTCGCTGCGCTTCCTCCAGCGGGCCGCGGTGGAGGGCTCGCTCTTCTGCGCGGAGCTGGTGCGCGCGTCGCTGACGGCCCCTGACGGCGCGGAGGTGCTCGAGGACGCGGAGTGGGTGGTGCCCGTGCCCGGGCAGCCCGGCATCTTCCGCTTCACGCGCGAGGAGGCGCGGCAGGTGCTGCGCGAGCGCCTGTCGCTCCCGCGGTTGCGCGGCGCGCACCAGGAGCTGGCGGAGGCGCTGGAGCACAAGGCGTTCGCGCAGGAGCCGGCCCGCGAGGTGCGGGTGGCGGACCACCTGCTGGGCGCGGAGTCCGCCGGCGCGCCGGCCGCGTGCGAGCGGGCGGGAGACTGGTTCGCGGCGCGAGGCGAGTGGCGCGCGGCGGTGGACTTCTACCGCTGGGCCCTGGGCCGGGCGCCCGGCGCGACGGCGACGGTGGTGCGCTGGCAGCTGGACGTGCTCGCGCGCGCGGCGGGGTGTCTCACGCAGGTGGACCCCGCCGCCGTGGACGGGCTGGTGACGCCGTGGCTGGACAACGTGCCGGTGATGCAGACGCCCGGCCGCTGGGCGGAGGCCGCGAGGCGCCTGGCCGTCGCGGAGCTGAAGCTGGGGCGCGTGGACGACGCGGAGGTGCGCCTCAGCATGGCGCAGGGCCCCTCGGGCGCGGACCCGGAGGTGGAGGCCCTGGTGCTGGGCGAGCTCGCGCGGGTGCGTGAGGCCAAGGGCGAGACGACCGCGGCGGTGGAGCTGCTGGCGCGGGCCTTCCAGCGCATGGGCAACCGGACCCCGCACGCGGCGGACTTCTTCTGGGAGCACTACCTGCTGCTGGGCCGGCTCCAGCAGCGGCTGGGGCAGCTGGACCGGGCGCGGGTGGCCTTCACGCGCGCGGCGGACCAGGCGCGGTCGGTGGGCAGCGCGGTGGGCCAGGCGCGGGCGCTGTCGCAGCTCGCGGGCCTGCGGGTCCTCGCGGGCGAGCCGGGCCAGGCGCTGTCGGACCTGGAGCGCGCGCTCGTGCTGGCCGAGCAGGGGGGGGACGCCCAGGAGGTGGCGCGCATCCACTTCAACGCCGGGCGCCTGCTGGTGGCGGGAGGCCGGGCTCCAGAGGCGCGCGAGCGGCTGGAGCAGGCGAGGGAGCGTGCCCGGGTGGCGGGCTGGCGGGAGGGGGAGGCCCTGGCCGCGCAGGTGCTGGGGGCCATGGAGGCCCGGGCACCCCGCCGCTAG